The following is a genomic window from Chthoniobacterales bacterium.
CCGCTTTCACCGCGACCTTCGGCATGCTCGCGCTCAATGGACTGCCGCGCTGGAACCATCCGATCTTCAACTGGGATCGCTTCAAGAAAGTCTCGAACGACGGTTTCTTCGTGGCAATCGAGGCGACGGATCCGAAGTTCGACCGCGAATCGACGTTGGCGATGCTCGAGAGCATCGGGGCGAAACACATAACTTTGGTGCACGAGGACTGACATGCTGCGCTCTTTCTTCATCGCCCTCGGTTTGTTCCTCGTGCTGCTTCTCGCGGTCGCGGGTTTCCGCGGCCAGAAAAGCGGCAAGCCGCCGATCGAAATTTTCCCCGACATGGATCACCAGCCCAAGGTGAAGTCGCAGGTGCCGAGCAAATTTTTCGCCGACGATCGCGGCAACCGCGTGCCTGTTCCAGGCACCGTGCCGCTCGGCTACGAGATGCCGCGTTCCAAGAACAATCCTTTCCCCGACGAGGGCAAATACCGCGGGGTTCGCTTTTCCGCGGGGACGGATTACTTCAACACCGGCCGCTTCGGCAACCAGTGGGGAACTGGTATTCCGGTGGCGGTGACGCCCGAGCTGATGCAGCGCGGCAAGGAACGCTACACGATTTATTGCGCCGTGTGCCACGGCGATTCGGGCGCGGGCAACGGCGTGGCCGGCCAATACGGGATGGTGGCCATCGCGAGCTACCATCAGGATCGTCTGCGCGTGATGGCCGACGGCGAAATTTTCAACACGATCACGCACGGCAAAAATACGATGCTCGGCTACGGGGCGAACATCCCGGTCGATGACCGCTGGGCGATCGTCGCCTATGTGCGAGCGTTGCAGCTGGCGCAGACCGCCACGATCAACGACGTGCCGGCGGACGAGCGGGCGAAACTGGAGGCGCCGCCGCAACCATGAGCGCCGACGACACCAAAGTGACAACCAAGGAATATTTCGACTACCAGGGGTTCGGAGGGAAACTGCTTTTCACCGT
Proteins encoded in this region:
- a CDS encoding cytochrome c, with the protein product MLRSFFIALGLFLVLLLAVAGFRGQKSGKPPIEIFPDMDHQPKVKSQVPSKFFADDRGNRVPVPGTVPLGYEMPRSKNNPFPDEGKYRGVRFSAGTDYFNTGRFGNQWGTGIPVAVTPELMQRGKERYTIYCAVCHGDSGAGNGVAGQYGMVAIASYHQDRLRVMADGEIFNTITHGKNTMLGYGANIPVDDRWAIVAYVRALQLAQTATINDVPADERAKLEAPPQP